From the genome of Mucilaginibacter paludis DSM 18603:
TTATTGTCGGCGGTCCATTGCGGGTAGATCTGGTTGCTGTGATCGATCTGGTTTTCACCATAAGCCACGCTGGTGGTTGATGTCCATTCGTCGGATAGTTTGTATTTGGCCTCGCCGTAATAGTTGATCGCGTTCAGTGAGGCATCTAAATTAGAAGCGGTTAGGGCGATGTTAAAGCCAATCGGGATGTCTTTAAAATTTTTGTAGCTGGTTTTATTCAGGTTTTGATAGTAGGCAACCGTTGAGCGGTTGGTTTGGCTAAATTCCGCTTCCAGTAAAAAAGTCAGCTTATCGCTGGCTTTATACAAAAAGCTCGGTGCAAAAGTAAGCATGCGCTTAAAGCCGAAATTCTGGAAGGAGTTTTCTTTATGGGCGGCGGCATTGATTCTTAAAAGAGCGGTTTTATCGGCGTTAAGCGGGGTATTGATATCCGCAGTGATGCGGCTTAGCTGGTAACTGCCCAGGCTTAAACCAATATCGCCTTTAAGTGTATCAAGCGGTTTTTTGGTTACCTGGTTAATCAGTCCGCCGAAACTAACGATGCTGGAACCGAACAAAGTAGCCGATGGGCCTTTGATCACCTCGATACGCTCGATATTGATAGGGTCCGACTGGTAAGATTGAACAGCAAGCCCGTTTCTTACCGTTGTTGTTGCGTTGAAGCCCCTGATAGTACCGCCGGTACCGCCCGCCGGATTGTTATTAGGCGAAACACCAGGAACGTTCCTCAGGGCTTCTTTAAAATCCACAACCTGCTGCTCGGCAATCAGGTCTTTCCCTACTGAAGTGTATACCTGTGGGTTCTCCAGGTTCTCTAATGGCATACGGGCCACGTATTCAGTTTTTTTACTGGCAAACTTATTGGTTTTACTGTCGCTCACCACAACTTCGTGCAATTGCGCGTTGCTCTCGGTGAGTATAAAATTTGCAGTGGTAGTTTTTCCCGCTGTCACTTCCACCATTTTGCGTTGTGTAGCCAAGCCGATAAAGCTGGCAGTGAGGGTATAGGTGCCTGTTGGTACGCGGTTTATTTGGTAAGTGCCTTTGGGGTTAACGGTAGCGCCTTTAGCTATTCCGCTCAGTGCAATTGATACAAATTCGGCAGGCCTGCCATCGGAAGTTTTAACAGTGCCTTTGATGGCTCCGGTTTGTTGGGCGGATGCTACCGCGGAAGAAATAAATAAAAGAATGGTAAAGTAAAATTTCTTACTGCATAGTAAAGAATTCATAAGTTTGTTTAAATGTTTAATGGGTTGAAGGATCTGTTAGCGTTGGCCGGTGTGATGTTTGGCGACGGAGCACCGGCTTTTTTATGGGCTTGTGTTTACATAGGCTTGATTTTGGCACAAAGAAAACTTTTATTTAGAATAAATCCAAATAAAGATAATGTGATGGGTCAGCCCTATTTTGAAGACACTGCTATTGGATAGAGTGACTACGGTGGCCGTGTTAAGGATAGTAGCGGCTACCGGCCTGTGGCTAAAGCCCGTGCAGTATAAGCGGATAGCCCGGCCCGACGGAGGAGGGAAACACCCCAGCCTTAGCGGACAGCTTTTCGACTGTTTAATTTTAACCCGGCTAAGGCAAAAGGGCTATTCATGGTGCTTTTAATACTTCGCCGATATGATTGATAAATTGTAATATAATAAAGTTATATTGTACCACTGAATGCTTATAATGATGGTGCTAAAACCCCAATGTATACGATGAAGATTATTAAAAGCACGTTGAAAATGCTGTTAAGAACGGTACTGGGCATCATTGCTTTTTTAGGCATTTTTCTTTTCTCCGCGTTTTTGCTTTCCGTTTGGGCTGTGCAAAAGGAGCCGGGAACACCCGGCGATGTAGCTATTTACATATTAACCAATGGCGACCATACGGATGTGGTGATGCCGGTAAAAAACGCGGTTTTTGATTGGAGCAAAGAGATGAGTTACAGCAACACCTTGGGGCGCGATACCACGGGTAGATACGTAGCCGTAGGCTGGGGCGATAAGGGTTTTTATTTGAATACGCCTACCTGGTCGCAATTAAAATTCAGCACGGCATTTAAAGCGGCGTTCGCGCTCAGTACGTCGGCTATTCACGCCACCTTTTACCCGGCTATGCAGGAGAGTAACAACTGCAAGAAGATTATGATTAGCCATGCGCAGTATAAAAGATTGGTTGCTTTTATTGATAACAGTTTTAAAAGAGATAGCACCGGTAAGGTAATTAATATTAAAACCAACGCTAATTACGGTAAAAACGATGCCTTTTACGATGCCCAACGGAGGTATAACCTGTTTTATACCTGCAACACCTGGGCCAACAATGCCCTGAAAGCCTGCGGGCAAAAGGCCTGCGTATGGACGCCTTTTGACAGGGGGATTTTTTACCATTACAGGTAGGGGGGATGAATTGCGATATTATCGTAATTGTATGATGCCGTTAAAGCTTATTGTTCAACGTAGTTTAGAAATTGAGTTGCTTATCAATTGGCAATATACTCAGGCAAAGGCACCAGATGTTAAGCACACAGGCTGGGCTTTACAATCGCTCGTATAGAACACACCCCTCCGCCCCTCTCGAGAGGCAGGGCTGTTGCATTCTAAGTGAGTAATTGTTTCAATCTGCCGATGTCATTGCAAACGAGTCTTTGTGCTTGTGCTATATTTTGAAAGCCATGAGCTCTGAAAACGTTAATAGCGATGTTTCTAAACACCGATATATTTTCTGGTGCATGAGAAGTTCTAATGCGGGAGGCATCCTCTTTAAACGTGACATCCTTTACCCAATGTAGCTTATTCTCTATCCCCCAATGACTTCTGATTCCATAGCATAACAATTGTGCATTTTCCCTCACACTGCTGATATAGAATGCGCAATCCTCACTGATCTTATTTTTGTCTTTTACCCAACGCTCTACCTTGATTACCTGACTGGCGCCTATCCAGGCTTTACTGATTTCTTCTGGCGCCGGGCATATACATACCGATCTGCGCTCTGTACGTCCTTTATTTTTCTCCAATTCAACGAACTTGCTGCAAACCTTTGCTGTATCCGATGTCAGCGCCGCTATTTTTTCATAAAGGCCCTTTTGATTCTTTTTTACGCCTATCATATAATCATTATTCGTACCTATTATCAGCTCAACTGTTTTTTTTGGCAATGTAAGGCGTCAAGCGTAAACGTTACCCCTTCCAATCCCAGTTCAGCAATAAGCTTGCGTACCACCGGAATTTCACTTTCCTTTGAATTGTCTACAAGACCCTGGGCTAATACTTGACCACGGCTCCCATTATAGATACTCACCAAATTTACAAATCGCTGTTTTTCAAGCGCATAATCACTCATTGTCCCTTTGATCGCTTTGCCATCTATATTCATCCATTCATTTTTATTGATTTCTGTATACTGACTGGCCCATTGATAAAAAACTTCGCTTAAACTTTCAAAATCTAAATTCTGCAGTACACGCCTCACGGTATAAAACGTAGGCAAACGGGATTTTTTCGGAGTGAAATAAGTCAAAAGATCTTTTTGATTACGCTTTATAAAATCACCCAGAGCACGATAGCCGTAATAACCACTCATCGTCCCCATCACAAATAATAACAAAATAAACGTTTGGTCATGCCGCTGACCAGCCTTTCTACGCACGTCTGGCAACTTCTGCAAATAGGTTATGATGCCCTTGTCCATACTCTTTTTTCTGCAAATTTAAATCCTCCTTCTTTTAAATGCAACAGCCCTGCTCTCGAGAGGGGAATCGCACGGGCCGCTGCTTTTTTTCATATTGCTCTGATAATGAGTTTTTTATTCTGATCCCCTCTCGAGAGGGGGTGTGTTAGGCGGTGCGGCTGCAGGGGGTGTGTTTTCCGCGCGACGAACTTCCTCCCTCTTACTTCCTGCTTCTATCATCCTGCCTCTATCTTCTCGATCACCTTCGTAAAACTATCCACCAGGGTAACCGTAAGCGGCTCGCCTTCGTGCAGTTCGTCCGGTACGGTATAATATTCGGTTGTGATGCTTACACCCGATGGTGTTTTTTCGAGGTTTACTTTCAAAAAACCATGTTTGGTATCGCAATAGCTTAATAGATCCACCTGATCAAGCCGGGGGCTATCGCCGTTAAAACGGATATCATCTGTGTCTGCAATAGCGTGCAGTTCGTCGTAACCACCGGCACCGGCTACTATGTAGGGCACGGTAGAGCCATCGGGGTAGTGTTTGCATAGCCTTTGGTAATTGTGTACATGCCCGCTGAAAACTATGTCGGGCTTAACATTGGCTTCCTGGTAGGCGCTCTCCAAAAAATCAATCATCGTTAAGCTTGAGCTGTGGTTAACATCTGCCGAGTACGGCGAGTGGTGTATGCAAACCAGCAGCGCTTTATCTGGCCGTTTTGATGCGGCAGCCTTCAGTTGGTCAATAAACCAGGCGCGTTGCCGGGCATCGATAAAGCCGTATTTGGGCACGTTGCTGTACAAGCCTATGATGGTAGCCAGCGGAGTATCGAGCACCCAGTAAACGTTGGGCTGGGTGATACTCTTTCTGTTGGTGGTATTAAAAGCTACCTCACGGGATAGGGTGTCGCAAAAAACGGTTCGGAATGCATCCAGACTGTTATATGGCGTTTCCGCATCAGGGTTTACATCGCTGTCGTGATTGCCCGCAATAGCAAAGATGGGGCCGGGATAGTTTTTAAAAGGCTGAAAAAACTGCCTTTCGTATTCAAAGGCTTCGCCGTGATTATAAACCACATCGCCTAAATGGTATAAAAAACAAGGTTGGCTTTGCTGTGGCGATGACTGCTCGCATTGCTGTACCATACCTGCGGCCACAAGCGTTTGATAGCTGAAGGCGCGTAAATTACCGGTATCGCCAGCGATATGAAAAGCCATACTTGCGGGGGAGATAGCCGGAAGAATATCCTGGAGAGCCAAATGGTAAGGATATTTGCCCGAAGGCTGGGGTAAAGGCTGGGCCTTATAAGAGTCGTCGGGTTGATTGAGTTTGAAAACCGGCTTATTGTACTTCGGGGAATTTATCATTGTTGATTGGAAGAAGGCCAAAAGTAAGCAATAGATATAAACGCACTATTAACAAAAATTTAAAACGCCAAAATTTAAACTCCATCCATGTCATCCCGACGCGAGGAGGGAACTTCTAAAAGCGGTAAGTCTGCATCATATCGGGTACGCTGATTATCAATGTGCTATCTTTTTCTCCGAAAATCAGTATTCTTAATTTAGAGCATCGTCCCGCTCAATCGCCGTATGAAGGGCCCCACCCAACCCGGTACGGTAGGGAGGCCTAAAAAGAAGTCTCGCCTACCGGTGGAGATTTAGAGGGGGCTATTGTTTGTTTTTGGTGTGAATGATTGCTATCGCAATTTTGTCTTGACACAAAAAGAACCAAAACTAAGCGACAGCAACCTCGTGAATACCTTGAAAAACAAACAATAGATGAATAAACCGACCGTAGGGAGCTCATGAACACCTTTAAAAAAAACAAACAACAGGTGAATAAAGTCAAGACTGCCCGCTAGGCCAGCTCTTGGCCCTGCGTGCAGTCGGGCCTTTGCGCACTTTCTTTCTGCACTTAATAATCTAAAAGGTTCAAACGTCATCCGTGTTTTTCAGGCGATCCCTCCTGATGGCTTGCAATTCGCCACTAATTTATTTATTAGTAACTCAGCCTGATGATTTTTTGCTTGCTGTAAGGCCGATTTGCTAAATTGCAATGATTGGTTAACTTGGGCGACTGTTTTTTGCGAAGAAGGTAATTTTTTTACAAATATGCCTAAAATGTACAAACAATTAAGCCTTTGTTGCCTTTACATTATTGTAAACGCGTATTTGTTGCAAACATAATTCCATCAAACTATGTCCAGTAAAAAGCCATGTACACCTGCCGAGATTGAAGGCCCCGTCAATGGAACACGCCGCGATTTTTTAAAGCAAACATCGTTTTTAACGGCGCTGGCCCTAACACCCGGCAGTGTGGTTAAAGCAGCCGAGAGCCAGTGGGATGAAAAGCTGGCGGATGTTTTTGAAAAGGTAACTTTAAATATGGAGGTTAATGGCGTAAGGCATACCCTGGCTGTTGAGCCACGCGTTACGCTGCTCGATTTGCTGCGTGAGCAATTTGACTTAACTGGAACCAAAAAGGGTTGCGACCGTGGCCAATGCGGTGCCTGCACCGTACACGTAAACGGTGTGCGCATTAACTCGTGCCTTAGCCTGGCCGTTACCAACGAGGGTAAAAAAATAACGACCATTGAAGGCTTGGCCAAAGGCGATGAGCTACACCCTATGCAGGAAGCTTTTATTAAGCATGATGGTTTTCAATGTGGTTATTGCACTTCCGGGCAGATCATGTCGGCCGTAGCGCTGATCAAGGAGGGGCATGCTCATTCGGAAACGGAAATACGCGAGTTTATGAGCGGTAATATATGCCGCTGCGGTGCCTATCCCAATATTGTAAATGCGATACAGGAAGTTAATAACGGAGGACGGTCATGAATCAGTTTCAATATGTAAGGCCCGCCGAAACTGCGGGTGCCATTAAATCGCTAACTAAGGATACGGGGGCTCATTTCCTGGCCGGAGGCACCAATCTTATCGATTTGATGAAGATGGGCGTGGTAGTACCTTCAAGATTGGTGGATATTAATCACCTGCCTTTAAAAAACATCGAGAAAGTTCCCGGCGGTTTACGCCTGGGTGCCCTGGCTACCAATAGCGAAGTGGCCGATAACCAAACGGTATTGCAAAGTTTTCCACTGCTATCGCTTGCCATCAACGCCGGTGCATCGCCCCAGTTGCGTAATATGG
Proteins encoded in this window:
- a CDS encoding TonB-dependent receptor, encoding MNSLLCSKKFYFTILLFISSAVASAQQTGAIKGTVKTSDGRPAEFVSIALSGIAKGATVNPKGTYQINRVPTGTYTLTASFIGLATQRKMVEVTAGKTTTANFILTESNAQLHEVVVSDSKTNKFASKKTEYVARMPLENLENPQVYTSVGKDLIAEQQVVDFKEALRNVPGVSPNNNPAGGTGGTIRGFNATTTVRNGLAVQSYQSDPINIERIEVIKGPSATLFGSSIVSFGGLINQVTKKPLDTLKGDIGLSLGSYQLSRITADINTPLNADKTALLRINAAAHKENSFQNFGFKRMLTFAPSFLYKASDKLTFLLEAEFSQTNRSTVAYYQNLNKTSYKNFKDIPIGFNIALTASNLDASLNAINYYGEAKYKLSDEWTSTTSVAYGENQIDHSNQIYPQWTADNKFDRSISSYGPRTFTSLNGQQNFTGDFKIGGLRNRVVTGVNFYRYRSFLRFTAVGVYDQVDLSVTPVIPGINLEKLNAIIATKTQSNTENNQQSYSAYASDVLNITDRLAAMLSLRVDRFNNDATISNGVPATTGNYNQTAYSPKLGLTYQVLKDQISLFGNYMNGFQNVGPVTQPNGNVDVFKPRQANQWEGGVKLETLNKRLNATLSYYDIKISNDTRTVNAYTVQDATSKSKGFEAEVIANPLSGLNIIAGYATNNYKILNATANVGNLQAQTPTSYANLWASYKFAGNFLKNIGLGFGGNYVASCFFDAENQIVIPAYTVINATVFYEQPKWRFGIKANNLANEHYWTNYGIPETLRQILGTLSFKF
- a CDS encoding TIGR02117 family protein; translated protein: MKIIKSTLKMLLRTVLGIIAFLGIFLFSAFLLSVWAVQKEPGTPGDVAIYILTNGDHTDVVMPVKNAVFDWSKEMSYSNTLGRDTTGRYVAVGWGDKGFYLNTPTWSQLKFSTAFKAAFALSTSAIHATFYPAMQESNNCKKIMISHAQYKRLVAFIDNSFKRDSTGKVINIKTNANYGKNDAFYDAQRRYNLFYTCNTWANNALKACGQKACVWTPFDRGIFYHYR
- a CDS encoding metallophosphoesterase family protein: MINSPKYNKPVFKLNQPDDSYKAQPLPQPSGKYPYHLALQDILPAISPASMAFHIAGDTGNLRAFSYQTLVAAGMVQQCEQSSPQQSQPCFLYHLGDVVYNHGEAFEYERQFFQPFKNYPGPIFAIAGNHDSDVNPDAETPYNSLDAFRTVFCDTLSREVAFNTTNRKSITQPNVYWVLDTPLATIIGLYSNVPKYGFIDARQRAWFIDQLKAAASKRPDKALLVCIHHSPYSADVNHSSSLTMIDFLESAYQEANVKPDIVFSGHVHNYQRLCKHYPDGSTVPYIVAGAGGYDELHAIADTDDIRFNGDSPRLDQVDLLSYCDTKHGFLKVNLEKTPSGVSITTEYYTVPDELHEGEPLTVTLVDSFTKVIEKIEAG
- a CDS encoding (2Fe-2S)-binding protein — encoded protein: MSSKKPCTPAEIEGPVNGTRRDFLKQTSFLTALALTPGSVVKAAESQWDEKLADVFEKVTLNMEVNGVRHTLAVEPRVTLLDLLREQFDLTGTKKGCDRGQCGACTVHVNGVRINSCLSLAVTNEGKKITTIEGLAKGDELHPMQEAFIKHDGFQCGYCTSGQIMSAVALIKEGHAHSETEIREFMSGNICRCGAYPNIVNAIQEVNNGGRS